In the genome of Yersinia enterocolitica, the window ATCAAGGCAACTGCTGAGCAGGGGATGGGCAACGTTATGATTGGCTTAATACAGTCAGCACCGGCTTCGGCTCCAGTCGTGGTCGGCAGTGCGGTTCAACCTACGCCAGCCGCAGTACCCGCACCGATAAAACCTGCGGAGCCAATGCTGAGCGACACTGAAAACTACTTCAACCAGGCGATTAAAGATGCGGTGAAAGCCGGTGATGTCGATAAGGCGCTGAAATTGTTGAACGAGGCGGAACATTTGGGCTCAACTTCAGCCCGAAAAACCTTTATTGGTAGTGTAAAAGGCAAGGGTTAAATCCCGGCACTGCCGAATATGGCTAGATGGTTGGTGCGCTTTGGCGCACCTTTTTTCGTTGGGTCTTATATACAGCTACTGCCGCTCGCAACGCCTCGTTTTGCTATTGGTTATCTTCGCGACACCTTGTTTTGGTTAATTCTGCTTTAAATCTCAAACTCACTTATTTAGTTTTTTGCTAGAAAGAAAAAGATTAAATGAGAATTTAAAAGGCATGCGATTGAGCTTGCGCCGATATCATAAATTGAATGACGGTTTATTGTTTATCCATTCAAATTAAGGTGCTATTGATGCCGAAGGAAAACCAACTCTGCCTATCGGCCACGCTACAGTCGTGGCCGATTCCATTTATGGCGCAACCGTGGGCCCCGCCGATCACAGAAGATAATCTTTCATTGTTAACTATGAGTTCTATCATGGCTCAGTTTACATCCCTTCAGGAAGAGAAGATATTGCCATTAAAGGTGACGGCAAGAGACCATGAGTTATTAGAAAAGATGGCACAAGAGCTGCCCAATGTAAGTTCGACGTCGGATCCTGTTTTCAGTCAGGCGATGCAGTTAATTGATAGTACCAGAGTCCTGGATCAGAAAACGTGGACGCAACAATTTCCAGCAATCAGTGACGCCCGAGTCGGGCGAATTGTGGATTTTTATCTACAACTCCATGCTGTAGAGGGATTGGAGTCTGCAAATAGTTTAGATGATTTATCACATTTAAGGCCTGGGTTAACCGCGGCTCAAGGGTATGAAAAAGCTCGTGTTATCAGCCTGGAGCGGGATATCCTGTTTAAGTTATGCCAAAAGAGCCTGACACTATCCACAGCAGAAAAACTGACGCCACTCGCCGCCCTGAGTCTTGCCTGGTGGTTGAATCAAGAGTATCAGCCCACGCTGGCTGAATTATCCATGGCAGTTTATCGGCCTGAAAATAAAGAGACCAAGCTTCAGGCGGCGATACTTTATAACCATTCCCATTATGGCAATCGCTATGGTGAAACAGCAGGAATTTCCACTGCGGATTTAAACGATTGGGGGCTGGAGCATCTAGATTCGCCGGAACTAGCGGTTTCCAGAGCGGCCAGGGTGTTAAGGGTTATCCATGAAGGGATGGATGCTCAGCCTACGATATTGCAAGCACCAGAGGCCTATCTTGCTAATGGATTTGCACCGAAAAATGCCCAGGGCAGCTATCTGAAAAAGGAGTCGCTGGAATTGGGGGAAATGATTTTAACCGGATGCGGACAGATTGGATTTGATGCCTGTAGCCAACAGGATTTCACTCAATTTATCGATTTCGAACACGCAGTAGGCAGTTTGGCGTTTTCGCTCAAAACTACACTTAAGTTACATTATCAATTGCAAGGTAGGGCTTTTGATGAGTTGGTAGATAAGAATACCGAGCAACTGTATACATTATTACTTCAGGAAGAAGAGCAATTACATAAGAGCGGTGGAGCGCGCTACAGTCCGACGGCAATCTTCTTATCTCACTTCAGCCAATCTAATGAAGTCGAGCCTCTGACCGTAGAGCAAACGGCTGGTGTCATCAAAAGAATAGCCGGATCAATCGATGTGTCCCATTTGTCTGAGTCAGCTCAAGTCACCTTTAATAGAATAAATCTAATGGTAGACAACGTCGTTGCCGGTACAGCCATTGACGTGGAACATGAAAGATTTGTATCGGACCTTAAATCGCTGGCTCAACTTACTGAGCAAAGCCACCCCTTATATATTTTGGCGCATTATCGACTTTATAAAACAGCGCAAGAAAAAATAGAGCGACAACTCGCTTATCTCGATATGCGTCTAGCCTATCGCCATCTTCCCGCCGCTTTTGATGACGATCAGGCGATAAGAGAGATCCTGACAGAGGCTGGGGTGGAAAAAGTCGATGATTCCAGAGCTTATTATTACCGTTATAGCGACCCGCATAAGCAAAATGATTCACCTGTTAATGAATTTAAACGGCGTCGGGATGCAAGCAATCGCTTTGTCGCCAATATGTCGATGCCTGGTAAGAACGGTAGGTCGATTGATGTTTATAAGACGCTAGATGCGAAAAAAACTGAATATCATGAGTGGATAAAATCGCATCCGGCAGTTCGCTCTCAGGCAATCAAAACATTAATTGAGAAAGGTCAGCGGCCAGAGAGTGGTGCGCTACAAGATAAAATCAATGCCCTTGCCAAGGACTATCGGCCAGAAACTGAAAATTCGCGTTTTTGGCGCACGGCCTGGACATCGTTAGAAGAGAGTTGGGTGTGTAAACTCCCACTACCTAACCCGATGTGTACTATCGCCAGAGTCGAAGGTCCGCGTTCCCGTAACGAAAATGAAAATATGGCAGCGGGTATGGTGGCTATGGTGATGGAGGCGGGTCAGCTCAGGGGAATGGAACGCGGGGTGAAATTGATTGAAAATTCGCCACTGGGCGTAAAGCCATCGGGTCCTTTGGCTCCTCCGTCACGGCCTGTTATACCTTCCCGTTTGCCGGTTGCGGAAGGCGAAGTGATACCAACGCGTCAGACGATACCAAGCCCGCCTGGAAAGCCAGTTGAAGTGCAATGGGTTGAGCTAAAAGATCCACTCGTCTCTGGTGGAATGCGTGAAGCTTGGGTCAGACAGGGGGGCGGCGCGACCTATTGGGAAGTCGACTTAACCACCGGTAAGGACGTGGGTGTTGTCTTGAAACAAGGCCCTGAATTTAGCCGGCAGGGCAGGTTACCAGGGGGCGGGCCAACGCTATCAAAAGCGACTAATCCTGAATTTAATCCTGCCATTAAATTAGGCAAGAAAATTGGCAGCGGATTGACAGCTGAAATCTATCTTGATGCCAATAACCCCGGTTTTCTTCTCAAGAAAATAGGTACGAAAGATCCATACCTTATAGATAAGGTATTCAAGAAAGAAGTTGAGTTTTTTAATCGATACTACGGCGAAGGCGCTGCGGAGTTAATTAGCAAGGGTGATATACATTATATAAGAATGTACCGAGTGCCAGGCAAAACGTTGGCAGAGATTAATACTAAAGTTTTCCCGCCAGGTGCGAAGGAAAGCTTTTTACGTATGCTGGACAATTTAGGCTATTGCAATATCATCCATAATGACTTGAATTTTAATAATGTTTTATATGATGAAAAAACCAACACTTTCTACCCTATCGATTTCGGTGATGCTGAGGATGGGTATTATTCACTAAGTGAACCGAACAGTGGCAAGCCAGATCGGGGTATAAAAATGCGGGCTGGATTTATCTTTGAACATATTGAAGAGTTTAGTTTGTTAGCCGTATTAAAAAAAGCAACCTGATGTCGCTGGGGAGCTAATCTGCGCTACAATGCCCCCTTATCTACGAATTAGCGGGGGGCGATATTTTCTTCCCAGCAGGGAGCAAACTGCATGTCTACCGGCGATGCATCAATTATAAAACCTATCCAATGGTGTGCCATTGAGCAGCCGAATTTACCAACTGCTATCGCTGATTGGTTGATGGAGTTGGGGTCGATGACCCGGCGTTTTGAGCAGCATTGCCAACGGGTTCATGTCGAACCCCAGCGAGAATGCTTTATTACGCGTAATGAGTTAGGGGAAGATGCGGAGCACTTACCTGTAAGCGAACGCTATTGGCTGCGGGAAATCATTTTGTGTGGTGATAATGAGCCTTGGCTGCTTGGTCGCACGGTTATCCCCGAGCAGACACTGTCTGGGCCGGATAGGGCGCTGGTGGATTTGGGCACCCTCCCACTCGGGCGCTATTTATTTGGTGGGGACAATTTAAGCCGTGATTATATTCAAGTAGGGCGGCAGAATGAACTTTGGGCGCGCCGCTCGTTGCTGCGTCTGTCAGGCAAACCCCTGTTACTGACGGAAGTTTTTTTACCGGCCTCGCCACTGTATTCGGTTTAAGCCGTAGTAAGATTTTGGAGATGGATAAATTGAAGGGAAGTACTGTTCAGACCAAATGGCAGGCTTATTGCCGTTTAATGCGGATTGATAAGCCTATTGGCTCGTTATTGCTATTGTGGCCGACGCTGTGGGCATTATGGCTGGCAGGGCAGGGTATCCCAGAAACCAAAATACTGATTGTGTTTGTGTTGGGTGTGTTTTTTATGCGTGCGGCTGGTTGTGTCGTCAATGATTATGCTGACCGAAATATTGATGGCTTTGTAAAACGCACCGCATCCCGCCCGTTACCCAGTGGCATTATCAGTGAACGAGAGAGCAAAATCCTGTTTGTCGTTTTGGTACTGCTCTCGTTTGGTCTGGTGTTAACCCTTAATAGCATGACCATTTGGTTATCATTGGCAGCACTGGCGTTAGCCTGGATTTATCCGTTTATGAAGCGGGTCACTCATCTACCCCAAGTGGTATTAGGCGCAGCTTTTGGTTGGTCAATTCCGATGGGATTCGCTGCGGTGAGTGAGAGCTTACCCTTGGTTTGTTGGCTGTTATTGCTGGCGAACATCTGCTGGACCGTCGCTTATGACACGCAATACGCAATGGTTGATCGCGACGATGACCTGAAAATTGGAGTTAAGTCCACGGCGATTTTATTTGGTCAACATGACAAGCTGATTATAGGTTTACTGCAACTGGCTACACTGGTGTTGATGGTTGCTATCGGCTGGCTGATGGGGTTGGGCGGCGCATTCTATTGGTCAATCCTGCTGGCGGGTGCCTTGTTTATCCACCAACAAAAGATGATTGTGCAGCGTGACCGCGACGCCTGCTTCCGTGCGTTTTTGAATAATAATTACGTAGGGCTGGTGTTGTTTTTAGGGATTCTGATTAGTTATTGGCAGTAAATACGTTTCTGGAAAACAGTCAAAAAAATGGCCAGATGATGAATCCGGCCATTTTTGTTTAGCGGCTTGAGGAATCAATCTTCCGATTTATCCTCTGCCTCGGATTCTGGCCGTTGATTGCTGGTTTCGGCTGGCATACTGACACTCTCGATAGTCAGTTTCACTTCCGGCGTCATCAACGCACTCAGCATATTGTAAACTTCCAACGTATGTTCCTGAACCGCGTCACCACTGTCACTGATATATCCCTCTTCACGCAAGGTACCGACCAGTGTTGAAAATACCGCTTTATCGAAGAATTCTGGTGCGTTAATCCCGTGCAGAACAGACAATCGCTGCGCCATGATACGGCTCTCTTTCTCCAGCGCTCCACGGTTAATACTCGGATTGGCACTGAGCAGCGACAGGGTAATCGCGTATCGTTGCAGGGTTTCCCGCACACCGGCGGCCAGTAATTGCAGTGGGCGAATTCGGGCCGGATTAAGCACTAGTTCGGTCCCTTTGTCACAAATCAACTGCTGGCGGGCCAGTTCATCTATCAGCGTGTCCAGCGTCTGTGGTAACTGCTCTTTGCTGTAATGCAGGAACAGTTCAGCTTTCAACATCGGATAAATCATACTGATTTGGCGCAACAATTCGTCACGGGTAATGCGGCGGTGGTACATCACCATGCTGGCTATCAGTGACGGTAGCATCAGTAAGTGCTGGATATTATTGCGATAATAGGTCATCAGCACGGCTTGTTCCCGTGGCAGGATGATAATGTCACCAATGTTGTCTTTCTCCACCTCAAACTTATTCATATTCAAGGCGTGATTAAGTAACTCTTCCGGTGTTTTATCCGGCACAGTGACATCTTTCGCATAAGGCACATTACGCATCAGTTGCAGATAGCAATCAAGTTGCTCAAGCAACTGCTCGCGGGTGAGTGAACGCTGACGTGAGGCTAACAATGCGGTAGAACACAAGTTCATGGCATTCGCTGCTGCCGCATTATTTATTCTCACCATGATCTTACCGGCCAAATCATTTACCGCCGGTGTCAGCCAGCTTGGGCGCTGAGCTTCAATCGGATCAATGGCATCACGCCATTGCGGTACATTGGTGTTCAGATAGGTGGTCAACGGGATCGGTTCACCAAAGTTGACATAGCCCTGACCGAGGTTACGCAACTTACGCAAGCCCCGCAGCATCTGCAACAGGCTCTCTTTCTCTTTGGTCGCACCACGCAGCTCTTTGGCATAGGTACCCACTTCCATCACATGTTCGTAACCGATATAAATCGGCACCAAAGTGATTGGACGTGAGCCACCACGCAACATCGCCTGAATGGTCATCGACAGTGTGCCAGTTTTTGGCTCCAGCAGGCGGCCGGTACGTGAGCGGCCTCCTTCAACAAAGTATTCAACTGAATAACCACGGGTGAACAGTTCACCTAAATACTCGCGGAAAACCGTTGAATAGAGTTTGTTGCCTTTAAAGGTGCGACGAATAAAGAACGCGCCCAAACGGCGGAAGATAGGCCCGGCAGGCCAGAAGTTAAGGTTAATCCCAGCGGCAATATGCGGCGGCACCAGCCCTTGATGATAAAGCACGTAGGAGAGCAGCAGATAATCCATATGGCTGCGATGACAAGGCACATAGACGATTTCATGGCCATCTTGCGCCAACTGCCGCACCCGTTCTGCATTATGGACGTTAATACCTTGATACAAACGGTTCCACGTCCAGCTCAATACTCTGTCAGACAGGCGCACGGCTTCATATGAGAAGTCGGCTGCGATCTCTTCCATCAGCGTAATGGCATTTTGCTGTGCTTTCTCATGGGAGATTTTCTTGGTCCGCGCTTCATCGACGACGGCCTTTTCAATCGCCTTTGATGTCAGCAACTTTTTGAACAGATCCTGCCGGGCAGGCAGACTAGGGCCAACCGCTGCCAGGCGTTGACGGGAGAAGTGCATCCGCGCTACGCGAGCCAGTTTGTGGGCGATAGTTTTATCGGTACCGTGCTCGCTGGCCATCCTGCGCAGTGAAACTGTGGTAGAGAAACGCACAAAACTATCGCGACCCAGCCACAATACCGCGAAGAATTTTTGCACTCCGTTAAGCACGCGCAGATGGGGTGTTCCGTGGCCTTCACGCCCCGGCGAACGACCAAACATCACGGAAACCGGTAACATCTGGATATCTAACTCGGGATTATTGCGGTGCAAATCCAGATAGTCGTGGAACAGCTTTACCGATTCCTGTTTAGGCGCGTAGTAGCGAAAGACCCGCGGGCCATTATCGATAAACACATGGCTGGGCAGTTGCACTCCATCGATTTCCAATGGAATCAATGGGTCGGGCAGGTCTTGTGCTTGACACTGCGCTCGCAAAGTCAGCAAATCAGCCTTAGAATTGTAAGGCAAAACGTACAGAATAGGACGAGAGGGGTCTAGCCCTAACTCAGTCACAGGGTCTGCCGGAATAACCTTGCTTTTTACCAACATTTTAAGTGGTAAATTCAATAACTTATAATATATTTTACGCCAACCTGACATAACTACATGAAGCCTCTTGTTAGCAATTCGTCGCAAGGATACCAGAAACTGGTTTTGAGATCTGTGGTGATAAGACAACAGAAAGCGGCAAAAATCATCATTAACTTAAGATAAAGGCAATAAAACATGGCGAATCAATC includes:
- a CDS encoding chorismate lyase, with the protein product MSTGDASIIKPIQWCAIEQPNLPTAIADWLMELGSMTRRFEQHCQRVHVEPQRECFITRNELGEDAEHLPVSERYWLREIILCGDNEPWLLGRTVIPEQTLSGPDRALVDLGTLPLGRYLFGGDNLSRDYIQVGRQNELWARRSLLRLSGKPLLLTEVFLPASPLYSV
- the ubiA gene encoding 4-hydroxybenzoate octaprenyltransferase (catalyzes the conversion of 4-Hydroxybenzoate into 3-octaprenyl-4-hydroxybenzoate, as part of the ubiquinone biosynthesis pathway); the protein is MKGSTVQTKWQAYCRLMRIDKPIGSLLLLWPTLWALWLAGQGIPETKILIVFVLGVFFMRAAGCVVNDYADRNIDGFVKRTASRPLPSGIISERESKILFVVLVLLSFGLVLTLNSMTIWLSLAALALAWIYPFMKRVTHLPQVVLGAAFGWSIPMGFAAVSESLPLVCWLLLLANICWTVAYDTQYAMVDRDDDLKIGVKSTAILFGQHDKLIIGLLQLATLVLMVAIGWLMGLGGAFYWSILLAGALFIHQQKMIVQRDRDACFRAFLNNNYVGLVLFLGILISYWQ
- a CDS encoding glycerol-3-phosphate 1-O-acyltransferase PlsB (PlsB; catalyzes the formation of 1-acyl-sn-glycerol 3-phosphate by transfering the acyl moiety from acyl-CoA) — protein: MSGWRKIYYKLLNLPLKMLVKSKVIPADPVTELGLDPSRPILYVLPYNSKADLLTLRAQCQAQDLPDPLIPLEIDGVQLPSHVFIDNGPRVFRYYAPKQESVKLFHDYLDLHRNNPELDIQMLPVSVMFGRSPGREGHGTPHLRVLNGVQKFFAVLWLGRDSFVRFSTTVSLRRMASEHGTDKTIAHKLARVARMHFSRQRLAAVGPSLPARQDLFKKLLTSKAIEKAVVDEARTKKISHEKAQQNAITLMEEIAADFSYEAVRLSDRVLSWTWNRLYQGINVHNAERVRQLAQDGHEIVYVPCHRSHMDYLLLSYVLYHQGLVPPHIAAGINLNFWPAGPIFRRLGAFFIRRTFKGNKLYSTVFREYLGELFTRGYSVEYFVEGGRSRTGRLLEPKTGTLSMTIQAMLRGGSRPITLVPIYIGYEHVMEVGTYAKELRGATKEKESLLQMLRGLRKLRNLGQGYVNFGEPIPLTTYLNTNVPQWRDAIDPIEAQRPSWLTPAVNDLAGKIMVRINNAAAANAMNLCSTALLASRQRSLTREQLLEQLDCYLQLMRNVPYAKDVTVPDKTPEELLNHALNMNKFEVEKDNIGDIIILPREQAVLMTYYRNNIQHLLMLPSLIASMVMYHRRITRDELLRQISMIYPMLKAELFLHYSKEQLPQTLDTLIDELARQQLICDKGTELVLNPARIRPLQLLAAGVRETLQRYAITLSLLSANPSINRGALEKESRIMAQRLSVLHGINAPEFFDKAVFSTLVGTLREEGYISDSGDAVQEHTLEVYNMLSALMTPEVKLTIESVSMPAETSNQRPESEAEDKSED